The Synechococcus sp. HK05 DNA segment TGGTGAACGAACTGCAGGCTGCTGGGGTGATCGCACCCGACATCGATCCAGGGCCTGTGCGGCGCTTGGTGCGGGTGATGCTCACCGAGGCGCTCACGCCCCCCTTCTCCGCCAACGTGATCGAGAAGCTCTCGGGTGATCTCTATGAGCTGGTGTATGGCCAGCCCTTCCGCCTGCCCCCCGAGCTGATCTTTGTGATGCGGGCCCTCTCCACCTTTGAGGGCGTAGGCCGCAGCCTCGATCCCAGCTTTAGCCTCGTGGCGATTGCCCGCCCCTACCTGCTGCCCCTGATGAGCGCTTCCGGCAACGGCCCCAACGATCTCTTCAATCAGCTGGGTCGCCAGGCCGTGGAGGTGGGCAGCCGCGCTCTGGGTCTGCCGCAGCGCCTCGAAGACAGCCTCTCGCGCATCGAGCAGGGCGACCTGCAGGTGCAGATTCGCGCCGGTGAAACCGATCGGCTGCTGCGGCGTGTGGCATTGAGTCAGCAGAGCGCTGGTCAGTCGATGCTGCTGGGTGCTCTGTTGGTGTCGGCTGCGTTGCTGGCGGCCAGCGCGAGGCCAGCGCTCACCGCCGTGCCGATCGTGCTCTCAGCGCCTGTGGGCCTGAGCTGGTTGAAGCTGCAGGCCCGGCTGCGGCGCGATGGCCGCATCGACAAGTTGGGGCAATCCTGAGGCGGCTCAGGCCTTGCCGCGGGGGCCGCGATCTTCCGCGCCGGCATACACGGCCTGGCTGCCCAGTTCGTCTTCGATGCGCAGCAGCTGGTTGTACTTGGCCACGCGCTCGCTGCGGCTCAGCGAACCGGTCTTGATCTGGCCGGCGCGGGTGGCCACGGCCAGGTCGGCGATGGTGGTGTCTTCGGTTTCGCCGGAGCGGTGGGAGATCACGCTGGTGTAGCCGGCGCGGCCTGCCAGATCGATCGCCTGAAGGGTTTCGGTGAGGGAACCGATCTGGTTCACCTTGATCAGGATCGAGTTGGCCACGCCGAGGTCGATGCCGCGCTGCAGGCGGGCGCTGTTGGTCACGAACAGGTCGTCGCCCACCAGCTGCACGGTTTTGCCGAGCTTTTCGGTGAGCAGGGCCCAGCCGTCCCAGTCGTCTTCAGCGACGCCGTCTTCGATCGAGGTGATCGGGAAGCGGCTCACCAGCTGGGCGAGCTGATCCACCATCTCGGCGCTGGTGTAGCTGCCGCCATCGAAGGCGTAGCGGCCGTCTTTGAAGAACTCGGTGCTGGCCACATCGAGGGCCAGGGAGATCTGATCGCCGGGGCGGTAGCCCGCCTTCTCGATCGCTTGCACCAGCAGTTCGCCGGCTTCGATGTTGCCGAGATCGGGGGCGAAGCCGCCTTCATCACCCACGGCGGTGCTCAGGCCCTTGTCTTTCAGCAGGCCCTTGAGGGTGTGGAACACCTCGGTGCCCATGCGCAGCGCTTCGCTGAAGGTGGGTGCGCCATGGGGCACGAGCATGAACTCCTGGAAATCCAGGCTGTTGGCCGCGTGGGCCCCCCCGTTGATCACGTTCATCAGCGGCACCGGCAGCAGGTTGGCCATCGGGCCACCCAGGTAGCGGTAGAGCGGCAGGCCCACGCCATTGGCGGCCGCGCGGGCGGTGGCCAGGCTCACGGCCAGGATCGCGTTGGCGCCGAGGGCGCTCTTGTTGGCGCTGCCGTCGAGTTCGAGCATCGCCGCATCCACGGTGCCCTGATCGAGGGCGCTGAGGCCGCAGAGAGCGGGGGCGATCTTCTCCTCAATGTTGCTCACGGCCTGCAGCACACCCTTGCCGCAGTAGCGGCTGCCGCCGTCGCGCAGTTCACAGGCTTCGTGGGCACCGGTGCTGGCGCCGCTGGGCACGATGGCGCGGCCGCTGGCACCGCCCTCAAGCATCACCTCGGCTTCCACCGTGGGGGTGCCGCGGGAGTCGAGCACCTCCCGGGCCACGATGGTGTCAATCACGAGGTCGAGGGTGTCGATCACAGCGGCCGGGGTGTGTCTCAGTGGTCCTTGAGGGGGATCCTATGGGTCGCCCCTGCCGCTGCTCTTGTGCCCGTTGGCACCGAATGGTGAGCTCTGGTCAGAATGCGCCTGGCTGATGCGGCTTCCATGCGCTTGCTCCACACGATGCTGCGGGTCGGCGACCTGGAGCGTTCGATCACCTTCTATACAGAGGTGCTCGGGATGCGCCTGCTGCGCCGCAAGGACTATCCCGGCGGCCGTTTCACCCTGGCCTTTGTGGGCTATGGCGAGGAGAGCGACACCACGGTGCTGGAACTCACCCACAACTGGGATACCAGCAGCTACGAGATCGGCACGGGCTATGGCCACATCGCTCTCGGCGTGGACGACATCGTGGGTGTGTGCGATCAGATCCGTTCCAAGGGTGGCCGGGTGGTGCGGGAGCCGGGGCCGATGAAAAACGGCAGCACGGTGATCGCCTTTGTGGAAGATCCCGACGGCTACAAGGTGGAACTGATCGAGCTGAGCTCACGCGCCCATGCGGCCTGACACTCTCACCGCTGAACCGGATCGCTTCAGTGATGCGGCCTGGGATCTGCTGCTTGCCAGCCAGGAGCAGGCCCGCCGCTGGCGCCACGCCGACATGGATGTGGAGCACCTGCTGCAGGTGCTGTTCAGCGATGCGCGCTATGCCAGCTGGATCGATCCGCTGCCCCTCGATCCAGAGGCATTGCTCGATCAGCTCGACGACGTGTGCGCCGATCAGCCCACCAGCTCCAGCCGTGAGCTCTACATCGGGGAAGCCCTCGAAGAGCTTTTGGATGGCGCGGAGCGCTGCCGCGAGGCAGCGGGCGCCCGCCTGATTGACATCCCCCAGATCCTGCTGGCGCTGTTGGATGAACCGCGCCTGGGGCGGCGCCTGTTGGCGGATCAGGGCCTCAGCGAAGACCTGTTGCGCCGCCAGCAACGCTCCGAACGGCCCGCGCCCCCCGCGGCTGAGCCGGTGCGTCGCGCCCCGGAGCCCAGGGCGGCCCAGCAGACCAGCGACAGCTGGATCGATCGGGGTGCTTCCTCCGCCCCCGCGGGGCCGTCTGCCCCTGCTGCCGCGCCCCGCCCGCCTGCCGCGGAAGCGGAATCGGATTCAGCCCTCACCCTCGAGCAGGAGCCCAGCGCCCTCGATCAGTTCGGCCGCGATCTCACCGCTGCGGCGCGCGCCGGCGAGCTGGATCCGGTGATCGGCCGCGACACCGAGATCCGCCGCTTGATGCAGGTGCTCTCTCGCCGCGGCAAGAACAACCCGGTGCTGATCGGTGAACCCGGCGTGGGCAAAACCGCGATCGCTGAATTGCTGGCCCAGCGGATCGTGGCTGGCGAAGTGCCCGATGCCCTCAAGGGGCAGCGCCTGATCAGCCTCGATCTCGGTGCCCTGATTGCCGGCGCCAAATTCCGCGGGCAATTTGAAGAGCGCCTGCGCAGCGTGCTCAAGGAGGTGCGTGAGGCGGAGGGCAAAGGCGCCGGCGTGATCCTGTTCATCGATGAGCTCCACAACGTGGTGGGGCCGGAGCGCTCCAGCAGCGATGCCGGCAGCATCCTCAAGCCGGCCTTGGCCCGTGGCGATCTGCGCTGCATCGGTGCCACCACGCCCGAGGAGTTCAGCCGCACGGTGGAAAAGGATCCCGCCCTCAACCGCCGCTTCCAGCAGGTGTTGATCAAGGAGCCGGGGCTCGATGACAGCACCCTGATCCTGCGCGGCCTGAAGGAGCGCTACGAGCTACACCACGGCGTTGCGATCACCGATGGCGCGGTGGTGGCGGCTGCGCGCCTGGCGGATCGCTACATCGCCGATCGCTGCCTGCCGGATTCCGCCATCGATCTGATCGATGAGGCCGCCGCCCAGCTGCGGATGGAGGTGACCTCCAAGCCGCGGCTGGTGGAGGAGGCCGAAGCCGAGCTGCGCCGGGTGGAGCTGGCCTTGCTCTCAGCGGAGAGCGCGCCTGAGCCGGAGCGGGTGGCGTTGCAAGAGCAGCGCCGGCAGGCCAATGCCGCGCTCCAGGAGCTGCA contains these protein-coding regions:
- the eno gene encoding phosphopyruvate hydratase, translated to MIDTLDLVIDTIVAREVLDSRGTPTVEAEVMLEGGASGRAIVPSGASTGAHEACELRDGGSRYCGKGVLQAVSNIEEKIAPALCGLSALDQGTVDAAMLELDGSANKSALGANAILAVSLATARAAANGVGLPLYRYLGGPMANLLPVPLMNVINGGAHAANSLDFQEFMLVPHGAPTFSEALRMGTEVFHTLKGLLKDKGLSTAVGDEGGFAPDLGNIEAGELLVQAIEKAGYRPGDQISLALDVASTEFFKDGRYAFDGGSYTSAEMVDQLAQLVSRFPITSIEDGVAEDDWDGWALLTEKLGKTVQLVGDDLFVTNSARLQRGIDLGVANSILIKVNQIGSLTETLQAIDLAGRAGYTSVISHRSGETEDTTIADLAVATRAGQIKTGSLSRSERVAKYNQLLRIEDELGSQAVYAGAEDRGPRGKA
- the gloA gene encoding lactoylglutathione lyase, producing the protein MRLLHTMLRVGDLERSITFYTEVLGMRLLRRKDYPGGRFTLAFVGYGEESDTTVLELTHNWDTSSYEIGTGYGHIALGVDDIVGVCDQIRSKGGRVVREPGPMKNGSTVIAFVEDPDGYKVELIELSSRAHAA
- a CDS encoding ATP-dependent Clp protease ATP-binding subunit — protein: MRPDTLTAEPDRFSDAAWDLLLASQEQARRWRHADMDVEHLLQVLFSDARYASWIDPLPLDPEALLDQLDDVCADQPTSSSRELYIGEALEELLDGAERCREAAGARLIDIPQILLALLDEPRLGRRLLADQGLSEDLLRRQQRSERPAPPAAEPVRRAPEPRAAQQTSDSWIDRGASSAPAGPSAPAAAPRPPAAEAESDSALTLEQEPSALDQFGRDLTAAARAGELDPVIGRDTEIRRLMQVLSRRGKNNPVLIGEPGVGKTAIAELLAQRIVAGEVPDALKGQRLISLDLGALIAGAKFRGQFEERLRSVLKEVREAEGKGAGVILFIDELHNVVGPERSSSDAGSILKPALARGDLRCIGATTPEEFSRTVEKDPALNRRFQQVLIKEPGLDDSTLILRGLKERYELHHGVAITDGAVVAAARLADRYIADRCLPDSAIDLIDEAAAQLRMEVTSKPRLVEEAEAELRRVELALLSAESAPEPERVALQEQRRQANAALQELQQRWQGEREELAELRQLLADDESLRLQIAEAERDGDLEEAARLQYDQLHGVQQRRSELEAQLQEQQRAGQSLLREQVEEGDIADVVARWTGIPVQRLMAGERQKLLELEQRLGERVIGQQEPVAAVAAAIRRARAGMKDPRRPVGSFLFLGPTGVGKTELAKALAAALFDEEEALVRLDMSEFMERNAVARLLGAPPGYVGYEEGGQLTEAVRRRPYAVLLLDEVEKAHPDVFNVLLQVLDDGRLTDSQGRTVDFRHTVVVMTSNLASRAILDHARSSGDPAQLEQQVEQALASQFRPEFLNRIDEVIRFQPLGPEQLQRIVHLQLAELAALLREQGLELQVEEPVVPWLAQQGYEPEYGARPLRRLLRRRIENPLATELLEERFLGASAVQVSLQEAEGQLRFSPISQAV